One segment of Anatilimnocola aggregata DNA contains the following:
- a CDS encoding acetylxylan esterase, protein MLASTFRLLLFTALLAISVTSFADEANRQSLTETLSKFTAPDMPDEVKQKLRDYVPNDLRQRREAANAKSSADWHAIKSREEWEAFRREKLKLLRKSLGRSFAKDDWQPPSKYAPLEKAGEIKGDGYRIEKLLYTSAYGQWITANLYAPEPPREKMPGFIVSHAHHTPKENGELQDMGVLWARAGCYVLVPDHLGHGERKQHPFRSAADYAKPFQVSRQDYYHRYDLNLQLNIIGESLMGCLALDLMSGVSLLRDLPGIDREKIILLGAVAGGGDPAAVAAALDERISCAAPFNFGGPQPESKYPLPEDAETSFNYGGSGGWESTRNLASSLKDGTLPWVIVGSIAPRRLIYGHEFAWDRERDPVWRRFEKIYGWYDKPDQLSFATGYGTITAKDPPGSHCTHIGKTHRKQIHEALAKWFEIKLPNGEESTDRHDSAELRCCTDELHAKLQPVPLLVPLQAQWKKMALSAPSEFEDSPNPTVDWQSGEMLINGLKGRQIVLRAQPNRLIPLLVLEPPSAPAKNKPGVLVINRGLKQDFIRQRAALIAQLLDAGVSVALPDLYNSGLTGSGTDTGRRSGNTSRSSTLAMFGNHLRDEQLQDALSTFGDLSTRQGWDPDRVAVWSDSLIPPNPDDTNFQVPRDDDGRLPPGPDPLPHMVAQAMVEMDLPAIYTRGNIDSLETALRNQLVLLPHDAVPLPLMVRTDVATESPQLRLRQDQLVDCWNRAVPTSVRPGEDNDPRTAAAWLIEKLRAKKSPSR, encoded by the coding sequence ATGCTTGCCTCTACCTTCCGCTTGCTCCTCTTCACTGCTTTGCTCGCGATCTCCGTGACCTCGTTTGCCGATGAAGCGAATCGGCAGTCGCTGACGGAGACTTTGAGCAAGTTCACCGCTCCCGATATGCCGGACGAAGTGAAGCAAAAGTTACGGGACTACGTTCCCAACGATTTGCGTCAGCGGCGTGAGGCAGCCAATGCAAAAAGCTCGGCAGATTGGCACGCCATCAAGTCTCGTGAGGAGTGGGAAGCCTTCCGCAGAGAAAAGCTCAAGCTACTGCGGAAATCGCTCGGTCGCTCGTTTGCCAAAGACGATTGGCAACCACCCAGCAAGTACGCGCCGCTGGAGAAGGCGGGAGAGATCAAGGGGGACGGGTATCGAATCGAGAAGCTGCTGTATACCAGCGCCTACGGCCAATGGATCACGGCGAACCTATACGCACCCGAACCACCGCGCGAGAAGATGCCCGGCTTCATCGTCAGCCACGCTCACCATACGCCGAAGGAAAACGGCGAGTTACAAGACATGGGCGTCCTCTGGGCGCGAGCCGGTTGCTATGTGCTCGTGCCCGATCATCTGGGGCATGGGGAACGCAAGCAGCATCCGTTTCGATCAGCTGCCGACTATGCGAAGCCGTTTCAGGTAAGTCGCCAGGACTATTACCATCGCTACGATTTGAATTTACAGCTCAACATTATTGGCGAAAGTCTCATGGGCTGCCTGGCGCTCGACTTGATGAGTGGCGTCAGCTTGCTGCGGGATTTGCCGGGCATTGATCGCGAGAAGATCATCTTGCTTGGCGCAGTTGCCGGCGGTGGCGATCCTGCCGCAGTGGCAGCAGCGCTCGATGAGCGAATTAGCTGCGCGGCTCCGTTTAACTTCGGTGGACCGCAACCCGAGTCGAAGTATCCGCTTCCCGAGGATGCTGAAACGTCGTTCAACTACGGTGGTAGTGGCGGCTGGGAATCGACCCGCAATCTGGCCAGCTCTTTGAAGGATGGCACTTTGCCATGGGTCATTGTCGGCAGCATCGCACCGCGACGTCTAATCTATGGCCACGAGTTTGCCTGGGATCGCGAGCGCGATCCTGTCTGGCGGCGCTTCGAGAAAATCTATGGCTGGTACGACAAGCCCGACCAACTTTCTTTTGCCACGGGCTACGGCACCATCACGGCGAAGGATCCGCCGGGTAGTCATTGCACGCACATTGGCAAGACGCATCGCAAACAGATTCACGAAGCCTTGGCGAAGTGGTTCGAGATTAAATTACCCAACGGCGAAGAGTCGACCGATCGCCATGACTCGGCGGAACTTCGCTGCTGCACGGACGAGCTGCATGCGAAGCTTCAGCCGGTTCCGTTGCTAGTTCCCTTGCAGGCCCAATGGAAAAAGATGGCGCTCAGCGCGCCGAGTGAATTCGAAGATTCACCAAATCCAACAGTTGATTGGCAGAGTGGAGAAATGCTGATCAACGGTTTGAAGGGTCGCCAAATCGTGCTGCGCGCCCAGCCAAACCGCTTGATTCCTCTGTTGGTGCTCGAGCCTCCATCAGCTCCGGCCAAGAACAAACCTGGAGTACTCGTCATCAACCGCGGCCTGAAGCAGGACTTCATCCGCCAGCGAGCTGCGCTCATTGCACAGCTTCTCGATGCTGGCGTCAGCGTCGCCTTGCCCGACCTTTACAACTCCGGGCTAACCGGTTCTGGCACCGACACTGGTCGCCGAAGCGGAAACACCAGTCGCTCCTCGACCCTGGCCATGTTTGGCAATCATTTGCGGGACGAACAACTTCAGGATGCGCTGTCGACTTTTGGCGACCTTTCCACGCGGCAAGGTTGGGATCCGGACCGCGTTGCCGTCTGGAGCGATAGCCTGATCCCGCCTAATCCAGACGATACCAACTTTCAGGTTCCCCGCGACGACGACGGCCGCTTGCCCCCCGGCCCCGATCCTTTGCCGCACATGGTCGCTCAAGCGATGGTCGAAATGGATTTACCGGCGATCTATACGCGGGGGAATATCGACTCGCTGGAAACCGCCCTCCGCAATCAGTTAGTACTGCTACCGCATGACGCAGTTCCACTGCCGCTCATGGTGCGGACGGATGTTGCTACAGAGTCGCCGCAACTGCGCCTCCGGCAAGATCAACTCGTCGACTGCTGGAATCGCGCAGTCCCCACTTCGGTGCGG